DNA sequence from the Leuconostoc lactis genome:
GAAAAAATGATCCTATTAATCATTCAAATAGTATTGATCACGGTGATGGTGATGATGATTGGTCTCATCGCACGCGCTTATTTTAAACAAAAAAAGCCTATTTTTCAGCGTTTTGGGCTGGGGATGGTCATTGGTTTTGTGACTGATTTTGGTGATACACTTGGGATTGGTTCTTTTGCAACGACGACAGCTGCTTTTCGAGCCACGCACTACATTGATGACGATCGGCAGTTACCGGGGACGTTAAATGCGATGCATGCCATTCCGGTCATAATCGAAGCGCTATTTTTCATCACCGCAGTGAAAGTCGAATTAAGCACGTTGTTACCGATGACGACTGCCGCTGTCGTGGGGGCATACGTGGGGACACACGTCACGAAAAATTGGCATGCACCAACGGTACAGCGGGTAATGTCTGCGGCCTTGTTTATCGCGGTCGTGATTATGATCGTCCGGATGATCACCAACCCAGGAGCG
Encoded proteins:
- a CDS encoding sulfite exporter TauE/SafE family protein; protein product: MYEKMILLIIQIVLITVMVMMIGLIARAYFKQKKPIFQRFGLGMVIGFVTDFGDTLGIGSFATTTAAFRATHYIDDDRQLPGTLNAMHAIPVIIEALFFITAVKVELSTLLPMTTAAVVGAYVGTHVTKNWHAPTVQRVMSAALFIAVVIMIVRMITNPGADNALTVHGLHGWWLVLGIVFNLGVGILMTMGLGNYAPELIFFSLMGVNPAIAFPVMMLDAALIMPTTAWNVIKMDRISWRGFAGVTIGGILGVIVAAKFFTSMDVQLLKLLIIVVSLWTAFGLFRDSFKQNWKKIH